The genomic window AGCGAGGCCGATCATCCTCGCCCCGGCACCACGGGCGAGGGGGATCGGCCCCGTTCGTTGCGCGACCACCCCGGTCGCGGCACGGCTCCCGCTCGCCTCGCGTCCCGGGACCTGCGACCATGGATCCTGCGTCAACGGCGGCTCGGTGGATGAGGGGCATGCAACCTGGGACGGAGGGAGGCCGGGCGATGGGGCGATCCTGGAGTCGTCGCGATGTCCTGAAGCACGCGGGCTCGGCGGGCCTGATGGCGGCCTCGCTCGGCGGGGTCACACGGGCGAGGGCCTCCGGGCCCAACGAGCGGCTCAACCTGGCGATCGTCGGGTGCGGCGGGCAGGGGGGGGAGAACCTGAAGCAGGTCGCGGCGGAGAACATCGTCGCGCTCTGCGACGTGGACGACCGCCGCGCGGCGGAGGCGTTCGAGACCTTCCCGAAGGCGGAGCGGTTCCGCGACTATCGCCGGATGCTCGACGCGGCCCACGCTCGGATCGACGCGGTCGTCGTCAGCACGCCGGACCACATGCACGCCCCGATCGGCCTGGCGGCCATGGACCTGGGCAAGCACGTCTACTGCGAGAAGCCGCTGACGTGGAGCATCGACGAGGCCCGGCGGATGGCCAGGGTCGCGGCCGAGAGGAAGCTCGCCACGCAGATGGGCACGCAGGGCATGGCCGGCGACGGGGCCCGCGCCGGCATCGAGGCCCTCCGCTCGGGCGTGCTCGGCGAGGTCCGCGAGCTGCACGTCTGGACCGATCGCCCCGCGGGCTGGTGGCCCCAGGGCATCGACCGGCCGGCGGACCGGCCCCCCGTCCGCGAGGGCCTGGACTGGAACCTCTGGCTGGGAGTCGCGCCCGAGCGGCCCTACCATCCGGCCTACTCGCCGTTCGTCTGGCGGGGCTGGAAGGACTTCGGCACCGGCGCCGTGGGCGACATGGGGATCCACAACGCGGCGATGCCGTTCGCGGCGCTCGAGCTGGACGCCCCGATCTCCGCGGAGCTCGTCGCCACCTCCGGCCTCAAGGCCGAGACGTTCCCCGTGTGGTCGCGGATCAGGGTCGAATTCGCCGCGAAGGCCGGCCGCGGCCCGATCACGCTGCACTGGTATGACGGCGGCCGGAAACCCCCGGCCGAGCTCGTCGGCGGCCGCAAGCTCGCGGACAATGGCGCGATCGTCGTCGGGACGAAGGGGACCATGTCCTCGACCGAATGGACCGGCGGCGACTGGGCGCTCCTGCCGGAGGAGGCGTTCCGCGACTTCAAGGCCCCCGCCGC from Aquisphaera giovannonii includes these protein-coding regions:
- a CDS encoding Gfo/Idh/MocA family protein — encoded protein: MGRSWSRRDVLKHAGSAGLMAASLGGVTRARASGPNERLNLAIVGCGGQGGENLKQVAAENIVALCDVDDRRAAEAFETFPKAERFRDYRRMLDAAHARIDAVVVSTPDHMHAPIGLAAMDLGKHVYCEKPLTWSIDEARRMARVAAERKLATQMGTQGMAGDGARAGIEALRSGVLGEVRELHVWTDRPAGWWPQGIDRPADRPPVREGLDWNLWLGVAPERPYHPAYSPFVWRGWKDFGTGAVGDMGIHNAAMPFAALELDAPISAELVATSGLKAETFPVWSRIRVEFAAKAGRGPITLHWYDGGRKPPAELVGGRKLADNGAIVVGTKGTMSSTEWTGGDWALLPEEAFRDFKAPAASVPRAPGGSHHQEWLRACRGGPPAFCRFDGFASRLTETMLVANLALRTGRRIDWDAATMTARGCPEAEPLIRRRYREGW